A genomic segment from Takifugu rubripes chromosome 20, fTakRub1.2, whole genome shotgun sequence encodes:
- the nmu gene encoding neuromedin-U isoform X1, whose product MRTFQSQSQAAQRGASSRPNGGGGSVSPFSPANIILISALLILTIPVCYSAPAEAQKIMTDELFSEIGAACSSYLSEDLTFQVTDALGELCVLMLVQKSKELPVRENSKRTPPSHPLLRLVPQLHTRREKGLVMRTDFHGPAGIQNRGYFLYRPRNGRRSIEYE is encoded by the exons ATGAGGACCTTCCAAAGCCAAAGTCAGGCCGCGCAGCGCGGAGCCTCCAGCAGACCCAacggtggcggcggcagcgTGAGTCCATTCAGCCCCGCCAACATCATCCTGATCTCAGCCCTGCTGATCCTCACCATCCCAGTCTGCTATA GTGCTCCAGCAGAAGCCCAGAAAATCATGACAGATGAGCTGTTTAGCGAG ATAGGCGCCGCGTGTTCATCGTACCTCTCTGAAGACCTGACATTTCAG GTCACCGATGCCTTAGGAGAACTCTGCGTTCTGATGCTGGTTCAGAAGTCAAAA GAGCTGCCAGTGCGAGAAAACAGTAAAAGG ACCCCCCCGTCACACCCTCTCCTGCGTCTCGTCCCCCAACTCCATACCAGACGAGAGAAAGGACTCGTGATGCGC ACTGATTTCCATGGACCTGCTGGAATCCAAAACAGAGGTTATTTCCTCTACCGG CCACGAAATGGGAGACGGTCCATAGAATACGAGTAA
- the clocka gene encoding circadian locomoter output cycles protein kaput isoform X1 — MTSSIDRDDSSIIDGLMEEDEKDKAKRVSRNKSEKKRRDQFNVLIKELGTMLPGNTRKMDKSTILQNSIDFLHKHKEIAAQSESTEIRPDWKPPFLSNEEFTQLMLEALDGFFLAIMTDGNIIYASESVTSLLEHLPSDLVDQNLLNFLPAGEHSEVYKALSSHIMEGETLSPEYLKTKNQLEFCCHMLRGTIDPKEPPVYEYVKFIGNFKSLNNVPNCTQNGFEGVIQRSLQSAFEERVCLIATVRLAKPQFIKEMCTVEEPNEEFTSRHSLEWKFLFLDHRAPPIIGYLPFEVLGTSGYDYYHVDDLEILAKCHEHLMQYGKGKSCYYRFLTKGQQWIWLQTHYYITYHQWNSRPEFIVCTHTVVSYAEVRAEQRRELGIEESQPEMTAEKQSQDSGSESQLNTSSLKEVLDRFNRSRTPSASSRSSRKSSHTAVSDPTSSQMKIQGDRSTPGRQSVSAVEMTSQRRSSISSQQSMSSQNTGQNLAPTMVAQQPQPQQSQQQVQTSGQSMVQFCSQLEAMQNIKEQLEQRTRLIEANIQRQQDELHQIQEELQRVQGQSLQMFLQKGAEEVNLSSVQMSAGNAVQQGGTLGMHGQVVSTGPLQNSIQQPHPVQPLSQQQTLLREKNTAHAQSQRSSLTLQPQQNLPASLYNTMMIPQQSAANVVQIATSLAQNPGPNTPAVATFAQDHAAQIRFPAGPQLLTKLVTGQMACGAVMVPTTMFMGQVVTAFASQQGQAQTISISQQPLQQQEQQQQQHQQQQQQQHQQQPPQVTAMQPGQAPLAQQQTQFIQAPRLLHGNQSTQLILQAAFPLQQQGPFTASAQPQQQLQQLQQQQPLLQQKQASARRDSLSDRSAAQPQ, encoded by the exons atgacatcgAGCATTGACCG GGATGACAGCAGTATCATTGATGGGTTAATGGAAGAAGATGAGAAGGACAAAGCAAAACG TGTTTCCCGTAATAAGTCTGAGAAGAAACGCAGAGATCAGTTCAATGTCCTTATCAAGGAGCTGGGCACCATGTTGCCGGGCAACACCCGCAAGATGGACAAATCCACTATTTTACAGAACAGCATTGACTTtttgcacaaacacaaag aaATCGCTGCTCAGTCAGAGTCCACTGAGATCAGACCAGACTGGAAGCCTCCTTTTCTTAGTAATGAAGAGTTCACCcagctgatgctggag GCTTTAGATGGCTTTTTCCTCGCAATAATGACTGATGGGAATATAATCTATGCGTCTGAGAGTGTGACATCCCTACTTGAACACTTACCT TCTGACCTTGTTGACCAGAACCTGTTGAACTTCTTGCCTGCTGGTGAACATTCAGAAGTATATAAGGCTCTGTCCTCTCATATCATGGAAGGAGAGACACTGTCacctgaatatttaaaaa CAAAAAATCAGCTGGAGTTTTGTTGCCACATGCTCCGAGGGACGATTGACCCCAAGGAGCCGCCCGTGTATGAATATGTCAAATTTATTGGAAACTTCAAGTCCCTGAATAATG TGCCTAACTGTACCCAGAACGGTTTTGAAGGGGTGATCCAGCGATCGCTTCAGTCTGCCTTTGAAGAGAGAGTGTGTCTCATAGCAACCGTCAGGCTCGCCAAGCCGCAGTTTATCAAA GAGATGTGCACTGTGGAGGAACCTAATGAGGAATTTACCTCCAGACATAGTTTAGAGTGGAAGTTTCTCTTCTTAGACCACAG AGCTCCTCCTATCATAGGTTACCTCCCCTTTGAGGTGCTGGGTACGTCAGGATATGACTATTACCATGTAGATGATCTAGAGATCCTGGCCAAATGTCACGAGCACT TAATGCAATATGGTAAAGGAAAGTCCTGCTACTACAGATTTCTCACCAAAGGGCAACAGTGGATTTGGCTTCAGACACATTACTACATCACCTATCACCAGTGGAACTCCAGGCCAGAGTTTattgtctgcacacacactgtCGTTAG CTATGCTGAGGTGAGGGCGGAGCAACGCAGAGAGCTCGGTATAGAAGAATCCCAACCTGAGATGACGGCAGAGAAG CAATCCCAGGATTCAGGGTCCGAGTcccagctcaacacctccagcCTGAAGGAGGTTCTCGACCGCTTCAACCGCAGTCGGACGCCTTCGGCGTCATCCCGCAGCTCACGCAAATCCTCTCACACCGCGGTGTCGGACCCCACAT CGTCTCAGATGAAGATTCAGGGTGACCGGAGTACACCGGGTCGCCAGTCTGTCTCCGCTGTGGAGATGACATCACAGCGAAGGTCGTCCATCAGCAGTCAG CAGTCGATGAGCTCTCAAAACACAGGACAGAATTTGGCACCGACCATGGTTGCCCAGCAGCCGCAGCCACAACAGTCGCAACAGCAAGTGCAGACCAGTGGCCAA TCAATGGTGCAGTTCTGCAGCCAACTCGAGGCCATGCAAAAtataaaagaacagctggagcagagaacGCGGCTGATCGAGGCCAACATTCAGCGGCAGCAGGATGAACTGCATcagatccaggaggagctccagagagTCCAGGGTCAGAGCCTGCAG ATGTTCCTGCAGAAGGGAGCTGAAGAAGTAAACCTGAGCTCAGTTCAGATGTCTGCGGGGAACGCGGTGCAGCAGGGGGGAACGCTCGGCATGCACGGCCAGGTGGTGTCCACGGGGCCTCTACAGAACAGCATACAGCAGCCACATCCTGTCCAACCCCTGTCCCAGCAACAAACGCTGCTGAGGGAGAAGAACACAGCCCACGCACAG TCTCAGCGCTCATCTCTCACACTGCAGCCTCAACAAAATCTCCCCGCATCGCTCTACAACACGATGATGATCCCGCAGCAGAGCGCCGCTAATGTGGTCCAGATCGCCACCAGCCTGGCTCAGAATCCTGGACCCAACACCCCCGCCGTGGCTACTTTTGCACAGGACCACGCGGCTCAGATTAG GTTTCCTGCTGGTCCTCAGCTGCTCACCAAGCTGGTGACAGGGCAGATGGCATGCGGAGCCGTCATGGTACCCACAACCATGTTCATGGGCCAAGTGGTGACGGCCTTTGCTTCCCAGCAGGGTCAGGCTCAAACCATTAGCATTTCCCAACaaccgctgcagcagcaggagcagcagcagcagcaacatcagcagcagcagcagcagcaacatcagcagcaaccCCCCCAGGTCACAGCTATGCAGCCAGGGCAGGCACCGCTGGCTCAGCAGCAAACACAGTTCATACAG GCTCCTCGCCTTCTTCATGGAAACCAGTCCACCCAGTTGATCCTGCAGGCGGCGTTCCCTTTGCAGCAGCAGGGTCCCTTCACCGCCTCCgcgcagccgcagcagcagttgcagcagcttcagcagcagcagccgctgctgcagcagaaacaagcGTCGGCTCGCAGAGACAGTTTATCCGATCGCTCCGCCGCCCAGCCGCAGTAG
- the clocka gene encoding circadian locomoter output cycles protein kaput isoform X2, whose protein sequence is MTSSIDRDDSSIIDGLMEEDEKDKAKRVSRNKSEKKRRDQFNVLIKELGTMLPGNTRKMDKSTILQNSIDFLHKHKEIAAQSESTEIRPDWKPPFLSNEEFTQLMLEALDGFFLAIMTDGNIIYASESVTSLLEHLPSDLVDQNLLNFLPAGEHSEVYKALSSHIMEGETLSPEYLKTKNQLEFCCHMLRGTIDPKEPPVYEYVKFIGNFKSLNNVPNCTQNGFEGVIQRSLQSAFEERVCLIATVRLAKPQFIKEMCTVEEPNEEFTSRHSLEWKFLFLDHRAPPIIGYLPFEVLGTSGYDYYHVDDLEILAKCHEHLMQYGKGKSCYYRFLTKGQQWIWLQTHYYITYHQWNSRPEFIVCTHTVVSYAEVRAEQRRELGIEESQPEMTAEKQSQDSGSESQLNTSSLKEVLDRFNRSRTPSASSRSSRKSSHTAVSDPTSSQMKIQGDRSTPGRQSVSAVEMTSQRRSSISSQSMSSQNTGQNLAPTMVAQQPQPQQSQQQVQTSGQSMVQFCSQLEAMQNIKEQLEQRTRLIEANIQRQQDELHQIQEELQRVQGQSLQMFLQKGAEEVNLSSVQMSAGNAVQQGGTLGMHGQVVSTGPLQNSIQQPHPVQPLSQQQTLLREKNTAHAQSQRSSLTLQPQQNLPASLYNTMMIPQQSAANVVQIATSLAQNPGPNTPAVATFAQDHAAQIRFPAGPQLLTKLVTGQMACGAVMVPTTMFMGQVVTAFASQQGQAQTISISQQPLQQQEQQQQQHQQQQQQQHQQQPPQVTAMQPGQAPLAQQQTQFIQAPRLLHGNQSTQLILQAAFPLQQQGPFTASAQPQQQLQQLQQQQPLLQQKQASARRDSLSDRSAAQPQ, encoded by the exons atgacatcgAGCATTGACCG GGATGACAGCAGTATCATTGATGGGTTAATGGAAGAAGATGAGAAGGACAAAGCAAAACG TGTTTCCCGTAATAAGTCTGAGAAGAAACGCAGAGATCAGTTCAATGTCCTTATCAAGGAGCTGGGCACCATGTTGCCGGGCAACACCCGCAAGATGGACAAATCCACTATTTTACAGAACAGCATTGACTTtttgcacaaacacaaag aaATCGCTGCTCAGTCAGAGTCCACTGAGATCAGACCAGACTGGAAGCCTCCTTTTCTTAGTAATGAAGAGTTCACCcagctgatgctggag GCTTTAGATGGCTTTTTCCTCGCAATAATGACTGATGGGAATATAATCTATGCGTCTGAGAGTGTGACATCCCTACTTGAACACTTACCT TCTGACCTTGTTGACCAGAACCTGTTGAACTTCTTGCCTGCTGGTGAACATTCAGAAGTATATAAGGCTCTGTCCTCTCATATCATGGAAGGAGAGACACTGTCacctgaatatttaaaaa CAAAAAATCAGCTGGAGTTTTGTTGCCACATGCTCCGAGGGACGATTGACCCCAAGGAGCCGCCCGTGTATGAATATGTCAAATTTATTGGAAACTTCAAGTCCCTGAATAATG TGCCTAACTGTACCCAGAACGGTTTTGAAGGGGTGATCCAGCGATCGCTTCAGTCTGCCTTTGAAGAGAGAGTGTGTCTCATAGCAACCGTCAGGCTCGCCAAGCCGCAGTTTATCAAA GAGATGTGCACTGTGGAGGAACCTAATGAGGAATTTACCTCCAGACATAGTTTAGAGTGGAAGTTTCTCTTCTTAGACCACAG AGCTCCTCCTATCATAGGTTACCTCCCCTTTGAGGTGCTGGGTACGTCAGGATATGACTATTACCATGTAGATGATCTAGAGATCCTGGCCAAATGTCACGAGCACT TAATGCAATATGGTAAAGGAAAGTCCTGCTACTACAGATTTCTCACCAAAGGGCAACAGTGGATTTGGCTTCAGACACATTACTACATCACCTATCACCAGTGGAACTCCAGGCCAGAGTTTattgtctgcacacacactgtCGTTAG CTATGCTGAGGTGAGGGCGGAGCAACGCAGAGAGCTCGGTATAGAAGAATCCCAACCTGAGATGACGGCAGAGAAG CAATCCCAGGATTCAGGGTCCGAGTcccagctcaacacctccagcCTGAAGGAGGTTCTCGACCGCTTCAACCGCAGTCGGACGCCTTCGGCGTCATCCCGCAGCTCACGCAAATCCTCTCACACCGCGGTGTCGGACCCCACAT CGTCTCAGATGAAGATTCAGGGTGACCGGAGTACACCGGGTCGCCAGTCTGTCTCCGCTGTGGAGATGACATCACAGCGAAGGTCGTCCATCAGCAGTCAG TCGATGAGCTCTCAAAACACAGGACAGAATTTGGCACCGACCATGGTTGCCCAGCAGCCGCAGCCACAACAGTCGCAACAGCAAGTGCAGACCAGTGGCCAA TCAATGGTGCAGTTCTGCAGCCAACTCGAGGCCATGCAAAAtataaaagaacagctggagcagagaacGCGGCTGATCGAGGCCAACATTCAGCGGCAGCAGGATGAACTGCATcagatccaggaggagctccagagagTCCAGGGTCAGAGCCTGCAG ATGTTCCTGCAGAAGGGAGCTGAAGAAGTAAACCTGAGCTCAGTTCAGATGTCTGCGGGGAACGCGGTGCAGCAGGGGGGAACGCTCGGCATGCACGGCCAGGTGGTGTCCACGGGGCCTCTACAGAACAGCATACAGCAGCCACATCCTGTCCAACCCCTGTCCCAGCAACAAACGCTGCTGAGGGAGAAGAACACAGCCCACGCACAG TCTCAGCGCTCATCTCTCACACTGCAGCCTCAACAAAATCTCCCCGCATCGCTCTACAACACGATGATGATCCCGCAGCAGAGCGCCGCTAATGTGGTCCAGATCGCCACCAGCCTGGCTCAGAATCCTGGACCCAACACCCCCGCCGTGGCTACTTTTGCACAGGACCACGCGGCTCAGATTAG GTTTCCTGCTGGTCCTCAGCTGCTCACCAAGCTGGTGACAGGGCAGATGGCATGCGGAGCCGTCATGGTACCCACAACCATGTTCATGGGCCAAGTGGTGACGGCCTTTGCTTCCCAGCAGGGTCAGGCTCAAACCATTAGCATTTCCCAACaaccgctgcagcagcaggagcagcagcagcagcaacatcagcagcagcagcagcagcaacatcagcagcaaccCCCCCAGGTCACAGCTATGCAGCCAGGGCAGGCACCGCTGGCTCAGCAGCAAACACAGTTCATACAG GCTCCTCGCCTTCTTCATGGAAACCAGTCCACCCAGTTGATCCTGCAGGCGGCGTTCCCTTTGCAGCAGCAGGGTCCCTTCACCGCCTCCgcgcagccgcagcagcagttgcagcagcttcagcagcagcagccgctgctgcagcagaaacaagcGTCGGCTCGCAGAGACAGTTTATCCGATCGCTCCGCCGCCCAGCCGCAGTAG
- the nmu gene encoding neuromedin-U isoform X2, giving the protein MRTFQSQSQAAQRGASSRPNGGGGSVSPFSPANIILISALLILTIPVCYSAPAEAQKIMTDELFSEIGAACSSYLSEDLTFQVTDALGELCVLMLVQKSKELPVRENSKRTDFHGPAGIQNRGYFLYRPRNGRRSIEYE; this is encoded by the exons ATGAGGACCTTCCAAAGCCAAAGTCAGGCCGCGCAGCGCGGAGCCTCCAGCAGACCCAacggtggcggcggcagcgTGAGTCCATTCAGCCCCGCCAACATCATCCTGATCTCAGCCCTGCTGATCCTCACCATCCCAGTCTGCTATA GTGCTCCAGCAGAAGCCCAGAAAATCATGACAGATGAGCTGTTTAGCGAG ATAGGCGCCGCGTGTTCATCGTACCTCTCTGAAGACCTGACATTTCAG GTCACCGATGCCTTAGGAGAACTCTGCGTTCTGATGCTGGTTCAGAAGTCAAAA GAGCTGCCAGTGCGAGAAAACAGTAAAAGG ACTGATTTCCATGGACCTGCTGGAATCCAAAACAGAGGTTATTTCCTCTACCGG CCACGAAATGGGAGACGGTCCATAGAATACGAGTAA
- the tmem165 gene encoding putative divalent cation/proton antiporter TMEM165, with amino-acid sequence MALSVGRGNGGTHRTVISYLFPLAVVLLLTVGVVAVPEEQNAAAQVQPQQQKASPPQPVNPVFSEDESSKGNSGFIHAFVAAISVIIVSELGDKTFFIAAIMAMRYNRLVVLTGAMLALGVMTCLSVLFGYATTIIPRIYTYYVSTALFAIFGIRMLREGLKMSPDEGQEELEEVQAEIKKKDEELQRSKLANGTPDIEAGSGATVPQTKWYSFISPIFIQAFTLTFLAEWGDRSQLTTIILAAREDPFGVAVGGTLGHCLCTGLAVIGGRMVAQKISVRTVTIIGGIVFLAFALSALFFKPDAGIN; translated from the exons ATGGCTCTCTCGGTCGgcagaggaaatggagggaCGCACAGAACAGTGATAAGCTACTTGTTTCCGCTCGCCGTCGTGTTGTTGTTGACGGTCGGAGTTGTGGCTGTTCCAGAAGAGCAGAACGCAGCGGCCCAAGTGCAGCCCCAACAACAG aAAGCGTCCCCTCCCCAGCCAGTGAACCCGGTGTTTTCTGAAGATGAGTCCAGCAAGGGAAACTCGGGGTTCATCCATGCCTTCGTGGCCGCTATTTCTGTCATCATCGTGTCGGAATTGGGTGACAAGACCTTCTTCATTGCAGCTATTATGGCCATGCGTTATAACCGCCTGGTGGTGTTGACCGGGGCCATGCTGGCCCTGGGAGTCATGACCTGTCTGTCTG TACTGTTTGGATAtgccaccaccatcatccccaGAATCTACACATACTATGTGTCAACTGCTCTATTTGCCATTTTTGGGATACGGATGCTGAGAGAGGGGCTGAAAATGAGCCCAGACGAAggtcaggaggagctggaggaggtgcaggcaGAGATCAAGAAGAAAGATGAAGAG ctccagcgatCCAAACTGGCCAACGGGACTCCAGATATTGAAGCTGGATCAGGGGCGACCGTTCCACAGACTAAGTGGTACAGCTTCATCTCGCCCATCTTCATCCAAGCGTTTACCCTCACCTTCCTGGCAGAGTGGGGGGACCGCTCTCAGCTGACCACCATTATTCTCGCCGCACGAGAG GATCCCTTTGGGGTTGCTGTAGGTGGAACGCTGGGACACTGTCTGTGTACAGGACTGGCCGTGATAGGGGGGAGAATGGTGGCCCAGAAAATATCTGTCAGAACAG TTACAATCATCGGCGGGATCGTTTTTCTGGCCTTTGCTCTGTCCGCCCTTTTCTTCAAACCAGACGCTGGAATCAattga
- the clocka gene encoding circadian locomoter output cycles protein kaput isoform X3 — MPCRDDSSIIDGLMEEDEKDKAKRVSRNKSEKKRRDQFNVLIKELGTMLPGNTRKMDKSTILQNSIDFLHKHKEIAAQSESTEIRPDWKPPFLSNEEFTQLMLEALDGFFLAIMTDGNIIYASESVTSLLEHLPSDLVDQNLLNFLPAGEHSEVYKALSSHIMEGETLSPEYLKTKNQLEFCCHMLRGTIDPKEPPVYEYVKFIGNFKSLNNVPNCTQNGFEGVIQRSLQSAFEERVCLIATVRLAKPQFIKEMCTVEEPNEEFTSRHSLEWKFLFLDHRAPPIIGYLPFEVLGTSGYDYYHVDDLEILAKCHEHLMQYGKGKSCYYRFLTKGQQWIWLQTHYYITYHQWNSRPEFIVCTHTVVSYAEVRAEQRRELGIEESQPEMTAEKQSQDSGSESQLNTSSLKEVLDRFNRSRTPSASSRSSRKSSHTAVSDPTSSQMKIQGDRSTPGRQSVSAVEMTSQRRSSISSQQSMSSQNTGQNLAPTMVAQQPQPQQSQQQVQTSGQSMVQFCSQLEAMQNIKEQLEQRTRLIEANIQRQQDELHQIQEELQRVQGQSLQMFLQKGAEEVNLSSVQMSAGNAVQQGGTLGMHGQVVSTGPLQNSIQQPHPVQPLSQQQTLLREKNTAHAQSQRSSLTLQPQQNLPASLYNTMMIPQQSAANVVQIATSLAQNPGPNTPAVATFAQDHAAQIRFPAGPQLLTKLVTGQMACGAVMVPTTMFMGQVVTAFASQQGQAQTISISQQPLQQQEQQQQQHQQQQQQQHQQQPPQVTAMQPGQAPLAQQQTQFIQAPRLLHGNQSTQLILQAAFPLQQQGPFTASAQPQQQLQQLQQQQPLLQQKQASARRDSLSDRSAAQPQ, encoded by the exons ATGCCTTGCAGGGATGACAGCAGTATCATTGATGGGTTAATGGAAGAAGATGAGAAGGACAAAGCAAAACG TGTTTCCCGTAATAAGTCTGAGAAGAAACGCAGAGATCAGTTCAATGTCCTTATCAAGGAGCTGGGCACCATGTTGCCGGGCAACACCCGCAAGATGGACAAATCCACTATTTTACAGAACAGCATTGACTTtttgcacaaacacaaag aaATCGCTGCTCAGTCAGAGTCCACTGAGATCAGACCAGACTGGAAGCCTCCTTTTCTTAGTAATGAAGAGTTCACCcagctgatgctggag GCTTTAGATGGCTTTTTCCTCGCAATAATGACTGATGGGAATATAATCTATGCGTCTGAGAGTGTGACATCCCTACTTGAACACTTACCT TCTGACCTTGTTGACCAGAACCTGTTGAACTTCTTGCCTGCTGGTGAACATTCAGAAGTATATAAGGCTCTGTCCTCTCATATCATGGAAGGAGAGACACTGTCacctgaatatttaaaaa CAAAAAATCAGCTGGAGTTTTGTTGCCACATGCTCCGAGGGACGATTGACCCCAAGGAGCCGCCCGTGTATGAATATGTCAAATTTATTGGAAACTTCAAGTCCCTGAATAATG TGCCTAACTGTACCCAGAACGGTTTTGAAGGGGTGATCCAGCGATCGCTTCAGTCTGCCTTTGAAGAGAGAGTGTGTCTCATAGCAACCGTCAGGCTCGCCAAGCCGCAGTTTATCAAA GAGATGTGCACTGTGGAGGAACCTAATGAGGAATTTACCTCCAGACATAGTTTAGAGTGGAAGTTTCTCTTCTTAGACCACAG AGCTCCTCCTATCATAGGTTACCTCCCCTTTGAGGTGCTGGGTACGTCAGGATATGACTATTACCATGTAGATGATCTAGAGATCCTGGCCAAATGTCACGAGCACT TAATGCAATATGGTAAAGGAAAGTCCTGCTACTACAGATTTCTCACCAAAGGGCAACAGTGGATTTGGCTTCAGACACATTACTACATCACCTATCACCAGTGGAACTCCAGGCCAGAGTTTattgtctgcacacacactgtCGTTAG CTATGCTGAGGTGAGGGCGGAGCAACGCAGAGAGCTCGGTATAGAAGAATCCCAACCTGAGATGACGGCAGAGAAG CAATCCCAGGATTCAGGGTCCGAGTcccagctcaacacctccagcCTGAAGGAGGTTCTCGACCGCTTCAACCGCAGTCGGACGCCTTCGGCGTCATCCCGCAGCTCACGCAAATCCTCTCACACCGCGGTGTCGGACCCCACAT CGTCTCAGATGAAGATTCAGGGTGACCGGAGTACACCGGGTCGCCAGTCTGTCTCCGCTGTGGAGATGACATCACAGCGAAGGTCGTCCATCAGCAGTCAG CAGTCGATGAGCTCTCAAAACACAGGACAGAATTTGGCACCGACCATGGTTGCCCAGCAGCCGCAGCCACAACAGTCGCAACAGCAAGTGCAGACCAGTGGCCAA TCAATGGTGCAGTTCTGCAGCCAACTCGAGGCCATGCAAAAtataaaagaacagctggagcagagaacGCGGCTGATCGAGGCCAACATTCAGCGGCAGCAGGATGAACTGCATcagatccaggaggagctccagagagTCCAGGGTCAGAGCCTGCAG ATGTTCCTGCAGAAGGGAGCTGAAGAAGTAAACCTGAGCTCAGTTCAGATGTCTGCGGGGAACGCGGTGCAGCAGGGGGGAACGCTCGGCATGCACGGCCAGGTGGTGTCCACGGGGCCTCTACAGAACAGCATACAGCAGCCACATCCTGTCCAACCCCTGTCCCAGCAACAAACGCTGCTGAGGGAGAAGAACACAGCCCACGCACAG TCTCAGCGCTCATCTCTCACACTGCAGCCTCAACAAAATCTCCCCGCATCGCTCTACAACACGATGATGATCCCGCAGCAGAGCGCCGCTAATGTGGTCCAGATCGCCACCAGCCTGGCTCAGAATCCTGGACCCAACACCCCCGCCGTGGCTACTTTTGCACAGGACCACGCGGCTCAGATTAG GTTTCCTGCTGGTCCTCAGCTGCTCACCAAGCTGGTGACAGGGCAGATGGCATGCGGAGCCGTCATGGTACCCACAACCATGTTCATGGGCCAAGTGGTGACGGCCTTTGCTTCCCAGCAGGGTCAGGCTCAAACCATTAGCATTTCCCAACaaccgctgcagcagcaggagcagcagcagcagcaacatcagcagcagcagcagcagcaacatcagcagcaaccCCCCCAGGTCACAGCTATGCAGCCAGGGCAGGCACCGCTGGCTCAGCAGCAAACACAGTTCATACAG GCTCCTCGCCTTCTTCATGGAAACCAGTCCACCCAGTTGATCCTGCAGGCGGCGTTCCCTTTGCAGCAGCAGGGTCCCTTCACCGCCTCCgcgcagccgcagcagcagttgcagcagcttcagcagcagcagccgctgctgcagcagaaacaagcGTCGGCTCGCAGAGACAGTTTATCCGATCGCTCCGCCGCCCAGCCGCAGTAG